A portion of the Scleropages formosus chromosome 13, fSclFor1.1, whole genome shotgun sequence genome contains these proteins:
- the LOC108929686 gene encoding keratinocyte-associated transmembrane protein 2-like — protein sequence MAVYRGLLQSLTVNCVFMSFSALLLFPYLCHSITHEAVNSLLQSTPQDGNGDHSASSKGLQLSSQTGNNSSQTLLEKHSDVTTTRTTTIATSTKPPTKRTTLALPTRSSSALATVSPPAKTTKAALQRAAKPTKSLSIERQEPVPLDYDDSTQNPLVTDPDVETESYSYDQDLQNELGKDVLDEDESMDGKGEVQFMEEMDKDLAALSQAENVNKIAVMKATTIYKAEDEDTHFFFHLVIIAFLVVIIYITYHNKRKILLLAQSRRWRDSLCSHSVEYRRLDQNVNEAMPSLKMTNDYIF from the exons ATGGCGGTTTACAGGGGCCTGTTACAGAGCTTAACGGTGAACTGTGTTTTCATGTCTTTTTCCGCACTGCTCCTGTTTCCGTACTTGTGCCATTCGATTACACATGAAG CTGTAAACTCCTTGCTTCAAAGTACTCCACAAGATGGTAATGGGGACCACTCTGCATCAAGTAAAGGTTTACAACTGTCAAGTCAAACTGGGAACAATTCTTCTCAAACATTACTGGAGAAACACAGTGATGTGACTACCACCAGGACCACCACAATCGCCACCTCAACAAAACCTCCAACCAAAAGAACGACACTAGCTCTACCCACAAGGTCTTCATCAGCTCTGGCAACTGTCAGTCCACCTGCCAAAACAACAAAAGCAGCATTGCAGAGAGCTGCCAAACCCACTAAAAGCCTCAGCATTGAAAGGCAGGAACCAGTGCCGCTTGATTATGATGACTCCACCCAAAACCCATTGGTCACGGACCCAGATGTGGAGACAGAGAGCTATTCCTATGACCAGGACCTGCAGAATGAGCTAGGGAAGGATGTCCTAGATGAGGATGAAAGCATGGATGGGAAGGGAGAAGTGCAGTTTATGGAGGAGATGGACAAGGACCTGGCTGCCCTCAGTCAGGCAGAGAATGTGAACAAGATTGCTGTCATGAAGGCGACCACCATCTACAAGGCTGAGGATGAGGACACTCACTTTTTCTTTCACCTTGTTATTATAGCTTTTCTGGTTGTCATCATCTACATTACCTACCACAACAAGAGAAAG ATCCTCCTCTTGGCCCAGAGCAGACGCTGGAGGGACAGCCTCTGCTCCCACAGTGTGGAGTACCGCCGACTGGACCAGAACGTCAATGAAGCCATGCCCTCACTCAAGATGACCAACGACTACATTTTCTAA